In Brachypodium distachyon strain Bd21 chromosome 2, Brachypodium_distachyon_v3.0, whole genome shotgun sequence, one genomic interval encodes:
- the LOC100842225 gene encoding uncharacterized protein LOC100842225: MAGGCKSAIGCVDARVPVRASYVSLYKWPESDAEFVRSVAMARRHHHHPPDQSPAAAAMADGVGRSPRVVDSYSCRQMYLRSYTFSTRKETVPERTMACLARVRTRVFPSRGGSDAGSSSSVGGSARGFAAAANAAGRDEEEEDDEGSGTRRKRRRRRRKKKKKGPCAVVRRLQEASLAVFRRLLACTATVDVAEPPSR; the protein is encoded by the coding sequence ATGGCGGGCGGGTGCAAGTCGGCGATCGGGTGCGTGGACGCCCGGGTGCCGGTGCGGGCCAGCTACGTGAGCCTCTACAAGTGGCCAGAGTCCGACGCCGAGTTCGTCCGCTCCGTCGCCATggcgcgccgccaccaccaccacccgccGGATCagagccccgccgccgccgccatggccgacggGGTCGGCAGGAGCCCGCGGGTGGTGGACAGCTACTCGTGCCGGCAGATGTATCTTCGCAGCTACACCTTCTCCACGCGCAAGGAGACCGTGCCGGAGCGCACCATGGCGTGCCTCGCCCGCGTCCGGACACGCGTCTTCCCCAGCCGCGGCGGATCCGACGCCggaagctcctcctccgtcggcggcagcgccagaggcttcgccgccgccgccaacgccgccgggagggatgaagaggaggaggatgatgaAGGGAGCgggacgaggaggaagcgtcggcggaggaggaggaagaagaagaagaaggggccgTGTGCCGTGGTGAGGCGGCTGCAGGAGGCGTCGCTCGCCGTCTTCCGCCGCCTGCTCGCGTGCACCGCCACCGTCGACGTCGCCGAGCCACCGTCCCGGTGA